From the Deltaproteobacteria bacterium genome, the window AGCGGAGCGCTTTTTCATAATCCTGTTTCTTGAAATAGACGTCACCCAGATGCTCATGGATGGTGGGATCATTGGGTGTGAGTTGTACCGCCTTTTCAAGGTGGAGAACGGCCTTGTCATAAATCCCCTTCTTGTAATACACCCATCCGAGGCTGTCCATGATGTACCCGCTCTCAGGTCTAATTGCCAATGCCTTTTTAATGAGGGCCATTGCCTCGTCCAGCCTGATCCCCTCTTCGGCATAGGTATACCCGATGTAGTTGAGTGCGTCCGCATGGTTCGGATCGATTTCAAGGATCTTCCGCATCTGTTCAATGCTTGCTTCCTTGTCCCCTTTCTTATCCAGAAGCGCGCCCAGCCGGAAGATAAGGTCGATATTGCGGCCGTCTAATTTCAGCCCCTCCCGGATAACGGTGATGGCCTGGTCGTATGCCTCCTTGGCCTCGTAAACAGATGCAAGCATCAGATAGAGTTCGATCCTGTCCTGCTCCAGTGATATGGCTTTTTCCATGACCTCGATGGCCGCATCGAATTCTTCCTGTGTGGTCAGAAGATGGGCGATGTGTATCTGGGCATTGACAAAGTATTGGGAAGCGGAAGGGATCTTTCTGAAGTGTTCCAGGGCGCTCTTGATCTCTCCTTTCTCTTCATAGGCAGTGGCCAGGTAGTACCTCGATTTATCGTCACCCGGCCAGGCATTGACGATCAATTCCAGCTCTGTTATGGAATCTTCAATCTTCCCCTGCCTCAGATAAATGAGTCCAAGCGCCTGACGCTCGGGCGCCCCCGGGGTTGAGTGTTTCAGGATCTCTTTGGCCTGGTCTTCGGATTCTTCTTGAAGGCCCATTTTCAGGTATAAAACCGCCAGTCTTTCCCGGGCCGGGATATTGTCCGGGTAGAGTTCCACCAGTTTCCGATAGGTGCTGACGGCATCTTCCTCTCTGTCTGTCATCTGATACAGCGTGGCCATGTCAAAAAGGGCGGGTTCCAGGCCTTCATTGAGTCGCAACGCCTCCCCCAATGCCTTTTCCGCCTCGTTGTAGCGATTCATTTCCAGATGGATACGGCCGCGGTAGTAATGGGCCACCACCAGTTCAGGATTTTGTTCGATCAGTATGTCCAGGTGATCAAGGGCCTCCTGGAGCTGCCGCTCTCTCACCAGTATGGTGGTCAACAGGAGCCGGATGCGCTGGTTCCCCGGTTCCATGTGAAGGATCTTCCGATAATGTTCCACTGCCAGGTCATCATTGCCGGTGAGCGCGTAGAGATCCCCTGTCAATGTGATGCTCGTGGCGTCCGAAGGATCCAGATCGACCGCCTTTTGAGCATAGGCCAGGGCCTCGGGGTACTCTCTCAGCTCTTTTAGAAGGAGCGCCATTTTCTGGTGCAGATAAACCGAGTCGGGATCTTGCTGGATTGCGGATTCAAGGTATGTCCGGGCTTCTTCGAGATTTCCCCGGGTCAAGGAGATGGCCGCCATGGTAAAATCCCGGTAGGCCTGCTGGAGTTGATCTTTTTCCGTGATCCGAACCACCTCTTCGGTCTGTTCAACCGAGGGGGCTTCTTTCAAAATAGTGGAGGGTGTCGGCGCACACGCGGAGACGGCCCCCAGGAAAGTGAGGAAACCCACCCGGCACGTTATCAAGAACCTGTTCAGGAACGGCCGTTGAGGGCTGGTGCGATCTCTGGTGGAGGGTACGGCAGACGGTTTCATTCTTCCTCGTGGACATCCACCTCGGGGAGGCGTCAACCGCCCCTCGGCAAATGGGTATCGTGTTAATGCCGGGGTGGAGAAGCGGATCTCCATTACTTCAGGAAATCCCCGAACTCTTCGTCGAAATTAGGTATTTTTTCCTTCAGCCATTTCTTTATCTGATTGATGATTTTTTCCTGGAGCTGCCGGATCCTTTCGCGGGAAATATTGTATTTGTCCCCCAGATCCTGAAGCGTCAACGGCTTTTCCGCCATGATGCGATTGTCAAATATGTCGGCCTCTTTGCCCGAAAGGGTTTTGCGGAATTCGCGCAGGCTCTTGATGAGGAGATCGCGATTTTCCATCTCTGAGAGTTGATCGTCTATGGGTGTCCTCGGGTCGGGCAGGAAGGCCCCGAAGGCCTCTCTTGAATCTTCACCCATGGGCGAACTGAGGGAAACCTCCCATCCACCCAGACGTTGCGTCATTTCAACGACTTCTTCTTCTTTGACGTCGAGCCTTTCGGCCAGCAGCCTGGGTTCAGGGGCAAAGCCCTGGGCGATCAGTTTGTCCCGTTCCTTTGCGAGGTTGAAAAATAATTTGCGCTGGCTCTGTGTCGTCCCAATTTTGACCAACTTCCAGTTATCCATGATAAACTTAAGGATATAGGCCTTGATCCAGAACGAAGCATAGTAGGAAAATTTTATCCCCCGATAGGGATCGAATTTTTTCACTGCCTGGAGGAGGCCCAGGTTCCCTTCCTGGATCAGGTCCAGCAGATTTTTTGTCCAGTACCGGTGAAAATCCATGGCGATCTTTACAACCAGTCTCAGATTGGCGGTGACGAGCTTGAAGGCGGCCTCGTCATCCTTCTGTTCCATGACCCGTATGGCCAGTTCTCTCTCTTCCTCTCTCGTAAGGAGGTCATACCGCTTTATCTCGATCAGGTAAATCTGGAGCGGGTCAAAGGGGACCAGGGCGGTTTCCGCGAGGTGAACAGACGGGGGCAATACCCTTTCTTTTTTCCTTTTCGCAGGCGAATCTTTCATCTCTTCGGGTGTGTATGCCTTTTTGGGGTCCTTCATAAAAAGACGCTGCCATCCATCCCATCCACGGGGATTCCCGCAGGCGATATAATTTTTGTGGTCATCTTAAAAAGGTAATCCCTCAATCCAGAATCACCTTCATGTACCGTTTCTTCCCCGCCCTCAGGAGGAGGGAATTGTCCTCAAAGTCTTCGATGTTGACCAACTGATCAAATGTCTCGATCTTGTATCCGTTCAAATATCCGCCTCCCTGGACGATCAGCCGGCGGGCCTCGCCCCGCGTCTTGCAAAGGCCTGAATCCTCGAAAAGGATATAGGCAGGGATGCCGCTATCGAGCTGGTTCCGGCTGATTCGGTAAATCGGTACGGATTCAGACGCGGCGGATGCATCAAGACCGAATAACTGCCTGGAGGCCTTCTGCGCCTGGTCTGCCGCGTCTTTCCCATGACACAGTCGGGTGGCCTCATATGCCAGGACTTCCTTGGCCTTTCGAATATCCGCACCTTCGAGCCTCCGCAACCGGCGGATTTCGTCCATCGGCAGGAGGGTGAAGAGGGACAGAAACCGTCCCACATCCGGATCATCCTGATTGATCCAATACTGATAGTATTCATAAGGCGAGGTCAATTCCGGGTCCAGCCAGACAGCCCCCTTGTGCGTCTTGCCCATCTTGATGCCTGACGATGTGGTCAGTAGAGGGAATGTAAGACCGTGTATGATCTCCCCTTCCATGCGTCGGGTAAGGTCCGCCCCTGCCAGGATATTGCCCCACTGGTCGTTTCCACCCATCTGAAGGCGGCAGTCGTACGACTTGAAAAGATGCCAGAAATCATAGGCCTGCAACAGCATGTAGTTGAATTCGATGAAATTGAGGCCTGTCTCCAATCTGGCCCTGTAGCTTTCCGCACTCAACATCCTGTTGACGCTGAAGTGCCGGCCGATATCTCTTAAGAAATCGATGTAATTGAGACGCGTCAGCCAGTCGGCGTTGTTCACCATGAGGGCCTTGTCTTCACTGAAATCGATGAACCTGGCCAGCTGTGTTTTCAGATAGGCGGCATTTTCATGAATTTCTTCGCGGGTGATAATGGGACGCATCTCGGTCTTTCCACTGGGATCTCCAATCAGGGCGGTTCCCCCCCCGATGACCGCAATGGGCCGGTGACCCGCCCGCTGCATGTGCACCAGGGCCATAATAGGAAGGAGGCTTCCCGCATGGAAGCTCCTGGCAGTGGGATCGAAGCCGATATAGCAGGTGACCCGCCCCTCCAGCAACCGGGAGACAAGGGATTTGTCCGTAATCTGCTCGACAAAACCCCGTTCTTCAAAGATGTCTAAGACGTTTTCCATACTAGTCTGTTGAGACGCTCCTTTCATCTTCTGAGGGAAGCCTCAGTCGAATGACCTGCCCCTGTTTACCCAGATTTTCCATCTTTCTGCCGTTGAATTCAAGATCGATCCCCCCGGCGTTGCCGATCAGCAATTCAAACCCCTCATGGGCCCGCCATTGGGGATTGCTTTCAGGATCCAGGATATATTCCTTGGGTTTTTCCTGGTCTATGGTCACCCTGACCCAGGTCCGCTCCTTGACATCGGCTTTCAGGATCAAAGGCGGCATGTCGTTTTCCGGGACCGGGGCCGTATCCGGGACCGGTGTTTCAGCTGGCGGCAGACTTGCTGTTTCTGAAGGAGCTGCCGGTTCCTCCGTCTCCTGAGGGGCATCTGCAAGTGTATCGGGGTGATCAATGGATCGTGTGTCTTCAGGGCCGGGGGCCGGGGCCGGAACCTCCTGGGGCGACTCCGTATCGGTTTCAAGGGGAGCGGACGGTCCCGGCATCTCATCCGGGGGTGCTTCTTCCTTTTCCAATTGCAACCGGCCGCCCGGATCTATCCGTTCGGCATCCGACCTCTCCTCTGCCGGAAGGGGGGGCTCCTGTTGCGTCGTCAACTCTCCGGGGCCCGGACGTTCCAACCATTCATAGGCAACAAATCCTCCGGCCAGGACAACAAAGACCAGTATAAGGTAAAGAATCCCCCTTTTTTTCCTGGGCATTGCCTGAAGCGGTCTCGGCATCGGCTGGGAAGGGGGGGCCGTCTCCTGGTAGAGGGCGATGAGACCCTCTTCTGACAATCCAAGGACCCGGGCATAGGATCGGATAAAGCCTTTTATAAATGCGGGAGAAGGGAGACGGTCCCAATCCTCGTTTTCCAATGCCTCAAGGAAACGGGCACTGATCTTAAGGCGTTCGGAGATCTGGGCATGGGTAAGTCCCGCTTCTTTCCGTTTGGCCTTCAAAAGGGGGCCGAGTTCCTTGCCGGAGGGGAATTCCCAATCCTCGCCTGCATCGGTGTGGTTTAAATTTAGGGGATGGCGTTCCTCAGTATCCATCTATGTTCCCGGTTTTCTGCATTAAAAAATGATCTTGGTATATGCCTTGTCCCTCAACTCGCTGATCCAGGCGGAATATCTTCTCTCGAGCTCTTCACGGTAGAGGATGGATTGAATCGCATTCCGGACCTGTTCGAGTGATTTGACCCCTTCCGCGTCCTTTTCTACGACCTTGATGATTTGAATGCCCTCGGGTCTGATGATCGGCTTGGCCACGTCTCCAGCGGAGAGGCCCTTGATTTGTTCGGCCATTTCCGGGTTCAGTTCCGACAGTTTGAAAGTGCCGAGATCACCGCCGTCCTTGGCCCCGGGCCCACTGGAAAATTTTCTCGCCAGGTTGCCGAAATCCTCACCGTTTTCGATCATTTTATAGATGTCTTGGGCCCTCTGATACAGATTCCGGACCTCTTCCTTGTCCGTCGGATCCGCTTGCCTGAGAAAAATGAGCGCCAGGCGGATCTTTCCCCCGCTGGTAAACTCATCAATGTGCTCCTTGTAGTACTTCTCAATATCTTCCTCCTTCAGCATGATCTTGGATTGGACCTCATAGCTGATCAACCGCATTCTCTCTAACTCGGTCTTGATCGATTTCCTGTAGGCCTCATAGGAGGTCCCCCGTTCTTTCAGTTGGGCAAGGAGGCCTTCCTGGTCCAGCTGATTGTCCGCTTTTACCCTTTCAATCGCCTGATCCACCTCTTCGGGCGATACGGTTATCTCCAATTCCCGGATTTTTTCAAGGGCGATTTTCTGGTCGATGAGGTCGTTGAGAACCTTTCGCCGGGTCTCGATATACATATCCTCAGATCTCTCTTTGAGTTCCCTGGGGGAGAATCCGGTAAGCTCCCTTATCTTTCCGTTAAGCTCATAAAGGGTGATCACTTCATTGTTGACGATGGCGACGACCCTGTTTTGGGTCTCGGCCGGGACAGGGGAGACGAATACCAGGGTCGCGGCGAAAACCACCATCCATTGAGATACGGTTCGTAATGTATTCATGGGCTCCATTCTTCATTCCCTGGTGCCGGCCTGTCCAGGCGGAAAACCGGGCAGGGACCCTTCTGATTAAGATAGTTTTAATTTACTTAAGATTTCTTGATTAACTCTGACTTTAGACTCAGCCCTCAGTTTTTTCAACCATTTTTCGTAAAAGCGGTCTTGCCGCTGCCGGAGCAGTCTGGATTCGATGATATCCATGACGTCCATGAGCTCTCCGGGACCGGCGGGTCGATGGGCCACCACCTCAAAAAGATGATACCCGAAAGGGGTTTTGACAACCGGGCTGACCTTTCCGGGCACTAACGAGAAAAGGACATGTTCCATGGATTCGATCAGATCGCCCCGACCGACCCATCCCACCTCGCCGTAATTTTCGGCCTCAGGGGCCGTGGAATGTGCTTTTGCCAGTTCTCCCATGTCTTCGCCGGCCGTAAGACGCGCCCTAAGCCGCTGTGCCGCTTCCGGAGACGCGCAGACGATCTGACGGAATTTCACCCTCTCCGGGCATCTGAATTCATCCCTGTGCTCCTGGAAATAGGCCTTTATCTCTTCATAGCTGGGTGGCTCCACGCCTTTGGAGACCTCCCGGACAACCTTGCTGAAGAGGAGTTGGGTTTTCAGACGGGATTCCCATGAATCCGGTTCCACATGGGCCCGCAATAAGGCTTCCCGAAATTCAGCTTCTGTGTAGTCCTTCTTGAGCGCCGCCAGCTCTTCCTGGAATTCCGCCTCAGTGACCGCGATGCCCATTTTCCTTCCAAATTCAATAATGAGAAGATAGTCGATGAGTTGCCTGACCATCCGGTTCCTGATCTCTTCTGCGCCATTGTCCGGCAGCGCCGTTCCAGGACACATAACTGCCAGCTCCCTTTTCAGGGCATCGGCCGTCAGTCGAATCGAACCGATTTCTATGGCCGCATCCGGTTCATGATCGAACAGGCCGCAACCGGCGACCGGAAAAATGAGGGCTCAGATGAGAAGGCCATAAAGGCCGCGGCGTATGCATCCCATGACGGTCCCCATCCCCATCCCGGGGCAGTTATTCGAGTTGAATCTTCCTTGGCGGTCGGGTGAATCCCCGGTCACATGGGAACCCCGAACGGATTTTCCACCGACCCTGTTGCATCTGTCGCGATCATGCGATGAACTAACCAGAATTTATAAGATTAACAGCAAATCTGAAAAAATAAAATACATTTTTTGCCGTCTCCTGGATTCCCGCGCCCTTTCATCCGTCTTCATCCACGCCCAATGCGGCCATTTCCTTCGCCACCTTATCAAGATCATCCGGAAAAGAGAAAGATTTAACGCTGATTCTAAGCCTGTTGTCGGGCAGGAGTCGATACTTGCGCGGGCTGGCATGTATGCGCCGGACCAGATCTTCGGCGTGTATGGCCGTATCTTCGGGAAGGGTCAGGGTCAGGCTGTCGGACCCCATATCCAGTTTGCTGATCCGAAGCCTTTTCAGGAGGAGACGGAGCGACATCAGGCCGAAGAGATGAACCACCTCCTCCGGCGGGGGACCGAAACGGTCTTTGATCTCCTCGATAATCTCCTTTAATTCAGACGGGTCGATGAGACTGGAGAGCCTTCGGTAGAGATTTAACCGGACATCCATGTCCATCACATAGCTCGCCGGAAGATAGGCGGGAATGTCGATGTTAATCTCCGGGTTGATGTCATCCTGCCACTCTTTCCCCTTGAGTTCGGCAACGGCCCGTTCGATGAGCTTGATATAGAGTTCGTATCCGATGGCCGAGATATGTCCCGATTGTGAAAACCCGAGGATATTGCCGCCGCCGCGAATCCTCAGATCGTGCATGGCCAGGTGCAGCCCCGCCCCCAGATTGGAAAAATCCATTAAGGCCTTGAGCCGCTTTTCCGCGTCCCTCGTGAGGACCGATCCGTCGGAGATCATGAGATAGGCATAGGCCTTTTCCTTGGCCCGGCCCACCCGGCCTCTTAATTGATAAATCTGGGCCAGGCCGAGGCGGTCGGCCTGATTGATGATAATGGTGTTGGCCGAGGGGATATCCAGCCCCGACTCGATGATGGTGGTGCAGACCAGGACATCGATTTCCTTATGAAGGAATCGCAGCATGGTCTCCTCCAGCTCCCTTGACTTCATCTGACCGTGGGC encodes:
- a CDS encoding tetratricopeptide repeat protein, producing the protein MKPSAVPSTRDRTSPQRPFLNRFLITCRVGFLTFLGAVSACAPTPSTILKEAPSVEQTEEVVRITEKDQLQQAYRDFTMAAISLTRGNLEEARTYLESAIQQDPDSVYLHQKMALLLKELREYPEALAYAQKAVDLDPSDATSITLTGDLYALTGNDDLAVEHYRKILHMEPGNQRIRLLLTTILVRERQLQEALDHLDILIEQNPELVVAHYYRGRIHLEMNRYNEAEKALGEALRLNEGLEPALFDMATLYQMTDREEDAVSTYRKLVELYPDNIPARERLAVLYLKMGLQEESEDQAKEILKHSTPGAPERQALGLIYLRQGKIEDSITELELIVNAWPGDDKSRYYLATAYEEKGEIKSALEHFRKIPSASQYFVNAQIHIAHLLTTQEEFDAAIEVMEKAISLEQDRIELYLMLASVYEAKEAYDQAITVIREGLKLDGRNIDLIFRLGALLDKKGDKEASIEQMRKILEIDPNHADALNYIGYTYAEEGIRLDEAMALIKKALAIRPESGYIMDSLGWVYYKKGIYDKAVLHLEKAVQLTPNDPTIHEHLGDVYFKKQDYEKALRYYMKALSLNPAQEKQVKEKITEVQELLKQKN
- a CDS encoding RNA polymerase factor sigma-32, with amino-acid sequence MKDPKKAYTPEEMKDSPAKRKKERVLPPSVHLAETALVPFDPLQIYLIEIKRYDLLTREEERELAIRVMEQKDDEAAFKLVTANLRLVVKIAMDFHRYWTKNLLDLIQEGNLGLLQAVKKFDPYRGIKFSYYASFWIKAYILKFIMDNWKLVKIGTTQSQRKLFFNLAKERDKLIAQGFAPEPRLLAERLDVKEEEVVEMTQRLGGWEVSLSSPMGEDSREAFGAFLPDPRTPIDDQLSEMENRDLLIKSLREFRKTLSGKEADIFDNRIMAEKPLTLQDLGDKYNISRERIRQLQEKIINQIKKWLKEKIPNFDEEFGDFLK
- the tyrS gene encoding tyrosine--tRNA ligase, producing the protein MENVLDIFEERGFVEQITDKSLVSRLLEGRVTCYIGFDPTARSFHAGSLLPIMALVHMQRAGHRPIAVIGGGTALIGDPSGKTEMRPIITREEIHENAAYLKTQLARFIDFSEDKALMVNNADWLTRLNYIDFLRDIGRHFSVNRMLSAESYRARLETGLNFIEFNYMLLQAYDFWHLFKSYDCRLQMGGNDQWGNILAGADLTRRMEGEIIHGLTFPLLTTSSGIKMGKTHKGAVWLDPELTSPYEYYQYWINQDDPDVGRFLSLFTLLPMDEIRRLRRLEGADIRKAKEVLAYEATRLCHGKDAADQAQKASRQLFGLDASAASESVPIYRISRNQLDSGIPAYILFEDSGLCKTRGEARRLIVQGGGYLNGYKIETFDQLVNIEDFEDNSLLLRAGKKRYMKVILD
- a CDS encoding DUF4115 domain-containing protein, which encodes MDTEERHPLNLNHTDAGEDWEFPSGKELGPLLKAKRKEAGLTHAQISERLKISARFLEALENEDWDRLPSPAFIKGFIRSYARVLGLSEEGLIALYQETAPPSQPMPRPLQAMPRKKRGILYLILVFVVLAGGFVAYEWLERPGPGELTTQQEPPLPAEERSDAERIDPGGRLQLEKEEAPPDEMPGPSAPLETDTESPQEVPAPAPGPEDTRSIDHPDTLADAPQETEEPAAPSETASLPPAETPVPDTAPVPENDMPPLILKADVKERTWVRVTIDQEKPKEYILDPESNPQWRAHEGFELLIGNAGGIDLEFNGRKMENLGKQGQVIRLRLPSEDERSVSTD
- a CDS encoding SurA N-terminal domain-containing protein: MNTLRTVSQWMVVFAATLVFVSPVPAETQNRVVAIVNNEVITLYELNGKIRELTGFSPRELKERSEDMYIETRRKVLNDLIDQKIALEKIRELEITVSPEEVDQAIERVKADNQLDQEGLLAQLKERGTSYEAYRKSIKTELERMRLISYEVQSKIMLKEEDIEKYYKEHIDEFTSGGKIRLALIFLRQADPTDKEEVRNLYQRAQDIYKMIENGEDFGNLARKFSSGPGAKDGGDLGTFKLSELNPEMAEQIKGLSAGDVAKPIIRPEGIQIIKVVEKDAEGVKSLEQVRNAIQSILYREELERRYSAWISELRDKAYTKIIF
- a CDS encoding peptidylprolyl isomerase, which translates into the protein MVRQLIDYLLIIEFGRKMGIAVTEAEFQEELAALKKDYTEAEFREALLRAHVEPDSWESRLKTQLLFSKVVREVSKGVEPPSYEEIKAYFQEHRDEFRCPERVKFRQIVCASPEAAQRLRARLTAGEDMGELAKAHSTAPEAENYGEVGWVGRGDLIESMEHVLFSLVPGKVSPVVKTPFGYHLFEVVAHRPAGPGELMDVMDIIESRLLRQRQDRFYEKWLKKLRAESKVRVNQEILSKLKLS